The DNA region tctgaaacattctgcctgtgtgaccctgggaaagtcacttcacttcttagTGTTCAAGGCAACTAACTCTAtaaattcagtcagtcaacaagcatttatttatttagcacctactatgtgccaggcactatgctaagcaaatTACAGGTAAGTTCTATATCTGTATTGGTGGAAAGTTTTCTCACCaggagatcacacacacacacacacacacacacacacaaatacacacacgcacTAGTTTAAGTGTTTTGAACTGCGCAAAGGCAGTGACTATCTCTTTTATCTAAAGGTTTATTACCACAGTGCCTAAAATAATACTCAACTGCTAATGGACACCCATAGAGTTACGACTGCTTCCGTGGAGGAAGGAGGATGGACTAGATATCCATTCAAGGCTCCTTCTGTCTTACACGTTATGTAAATGTATTTATTGATTACCTTTTAAAAGTTTACTAATTGTttaatttgttctgtttgtaaTGATTGTCTCCTTAACAACATTTTCTTGCTTTTGAACTCTTTGGGAAACGTAGGGACTGTTGGCATGAGTATCTTTTGTCCACAAGAAAAGAGGCTGGAAATCTTGTTGCTAACACCGATATCCGGGATAGGAGGATGGGAATTCACATTTAAGGGAGGAAGAAACCCTGGCCGGGTTTGTGCTGTGTGATCTAGTGGGAATGCCCCCGAACCCCGTCTTTCCAGCATCGCGTGATTTCTCCTGCTCAGCGGGCCGGGAGGCACATTCTCTGGCAATTCCTTGGACCCCGCCAGCACCGATGGAGATGgggagatgatttttttctttcctacaaaTGTTTTTCCATCTTCTGAAGTTGGTGGAGTGAGATCGGTAGTGAGCTGAGAATCCGAACTATAGTGATTTGCCCCCGAGCTTCTCTTTTGGACGATACTTCTCAGGGTAGAAACAAACATTGCCTGGGCTGTTGACTCAGGGTCCTGGTCCACAGTGATGTCGCTGCAGGGATTGCTTCCTTCTGAAAAAAGGGGCTGCGAATAGATCTCATCATAAGACAGCTTCCTAGAACCAGCCTGTTCAAAGGCCTTTAACAAATGTGCGGCGTCTTTCACATCAATACTTTGGTGTCTGGTGATAAACCGCTTTGATAGGGCTAGCCCGTTTATTTTCAGAGAGAATTCTTCCTCCGGTGTAATATCCTGAAGTTCTTCTTGTAAAGAGGCCACTCTACCCTGGTGCAAGAGTGAAGGGGGGCTTTTTATCCAAGGATCTAAATGCAGGTGTTGCGCTTGGCCCAGCTTAGGCCCACTATGAACTGCAGCAGGTCTTCCAGTAGGGGAACCTGGTTCTGAGGCATCGTCACTGCTACCAGAAAGATCCAGATCTTTAAAGCCAAAAAGTCCTTTATCCGTTTCCGAGGAGTTTGATCGGGAAGAAGTGGTTTTAATCTCTATGTCCGAAGGGGTAGTACAGGAGGTTGGAGAATGAAATCCCTCCATATCCCCAGGGGGCATATTCAAGTACTGCTTGGTAGTGTGCCTCCCGGAGGGAGACTTAGCTGTCGTGATTATGATGACTTCTTTTCCTTGTGCCTTGCAAGCATTGAGGAGAACGTTCAAGGTATCTCTGTCCTCTGCATTGATAGCGTAAACCAAGGCTGAGTAACTAGAGTGGTCTTGCAGGCTCAAGTCGGCACCACTTTTTATCAGCAAGGAGACTATTTCAGGGCCCGCCTTTTCTAAGCAAGCGTGCATCAAGGCTGTTTTCCCAGTTTTGTCTTGTATGTTAGGATCGGCATTATTTTCCAACAGATACTTGACCATTTTGACTTTGCTGACGCTCTGGTGGTCGATATGCTTGGTCTTACAAGCTATCATTAAAGGGGTTTC from Trichosurus vulpecula isolate mTriVul1 chromosome 1, mTriVul1.pri, whole genome shotgun sequence includes:
- the ANKRD34B gene encoding ankyrin repeat domain-containing protein 34B, producing MDEAIEFSNDGNSLIKAVYQSRLRLTRLLLEGGAYINESNDRGETPLMIACKTKHIDHQSVSKVKMVKYLLENNADPNIQDKTGKTALMHACLEKAGPEIVSLLIKSGADLSLQDHSSYSALVYAINAEDRDTLNVLLNACKAQGKEVIIITTAKSPSGRHTTKQYLNMPPGDMEGFHSPTSCTTPSDIEIKTTSSRSNSSETDKGLFGFKDLDLSGSSDDASEPGSPTGRPAAVHSGPKLGQAQHLHLDPWIKSPPSLLHQGRVASLQEELQDITPEEEFSLKINGLALSKRFITRHQSIDVKDAAHLLKAFEQAGSRKLSYDEIYSQPLFSEGSNPCSDITVDQDPESTAQAMFVSTLRSIVQKRSSGANHYSSDSQLTTDLTPPTSEDGKTFVGKKKIISPSPSVLAGSKELPENVPPGPLSRRNHAMLERRGSGAFPLDHTAQTRPGFLPPLNVNSHPPIPDIGVSNKISSLFSCGQKILMPTVPTFPKEFKSKKMLLRRQSLQTEQIKQLVNF